The nucleotide sequence AGCCTTGTTGCTTCCAACTAGTCCTCATCACGTCTTTTTGTACTTCGCATTTCTGTGCTTTGGTATTAGCCTTTGTATTTGTACCACTGTGTTTTGTATGACCAACTAGCGCAGTACCGCACATTGTCGCCTGTCCAGTACAGTGCCGTGTTTCATGCTTACCAACCTGTGGTCTTGTTCCCTAACAGACCAGCGGCTAGACCTGATGAGGAATACGGCGGGGGAGGAGGTGGGGACATCGTGCGAGGCCAGATCGTCATCAGCCTACTCTCCCGTGACGGCCACGGCCTCGGAAGCCAGAACGTTGTGGTCGCAACAACCTGAGCGCCCTCGCTTGCCACGAGGACCTGCCCGAAGGGTGCGTTGCTTACCTTTATTCTTTGGCCATTCACATCCGGCTTACGTTGTGCTACTTTCACTAATACATTTGGAACAGCTGCCCAACTCTTAGAGTACGGCCACGCTAGCGGCAAAAAACACGTGCGCATACCGCGCGAGGAGAGTTGTTGACGCGCATCAGTGCCTTCTCACGAAGGCCACCTTGGCGTCTCACCACATGGCAGTGTGACAAGATCTCGCGCATTCCGAGAGCATGCGAGCAACAACGAGAGCAAACATTGTTTTCTATTTGTCAGTTGTGTCTTGGTTGGTTGCGCTGTGGCATGTCTCGATTGAAAACTCGGTGCGTAATGGTGGCATCCCAGTCGCCGTGGCTTCGTGATGTCACCCTTGTCGCTCCTGATTGGTCATTCGCCTCGCGGCATGCGTCATTTGCCACAGAATTGGGTCTCAGTGCGTTTCACGTGGGACTTTGCGAAACTCCCAATTTTTCTGCTTTTGACGCACGCGTCTTCTCGCGATGCCACACACGGAATGCATTTTTGCCGCTAGCGTGGCCGTACCCTCGGACTTTCACACAAACCTTGCTCAGTTCTACAACATATATTCTTCATACTGTGTTTGCCTAGTCCATGCAGTGACTGTTGATAATGAAGCCTGGTTAGCAGTAGACGTGCAAACCTGATTCAGTGTTTTGAGATATCAGTGATGTCTTACATCTATCTTTGTCATGTTCAGTAGGATGGTCACTGCTTTGTTGGTGTGTAGGTTCCTGCAGGTTTTGCCTTATGCAAGACTAGATGTGTCCCTGAGAGTAGTTGATCAAGAATATGCCCCCAATACTTTTGACAGTTCCAGCCAACATCTTGGCTTGTAATGATGCCTACTGGTGGTTATGACACAGTTGTCTTGACCATTCAGGTGGGAGCAGCGGCGCACGGCAACCGGTCGAGTCTACTACGTCAATCACTGGAGTCGCTCCACACAATGGGAGAAGCCACTCAGGTTAGTCGACAAGGCTGCTGTGGAATCGTTTTGCCTTATAAGTGCAAGAGAGTGTTTGTAAAACACCTGCTGCAATGTTGCTTCTCGACCATTGAGTTCCTCATAGTGTCACTTGGGAACACAAGTGAAATGTTGGAATTTGAACAGCTTGGAACATTGAACAGTTTTAGTTGGTCACACTAAGTGAACCTTATGTAGACTCTTAGATTTATCGTCACCTCTATTATCACTGCCGATTTTTGGATCATGCACATGTCACGTGGCACAGTGATGGGTGATGGTGGATGATCATTAAAAATGtgaactgggcgagttggtaaatgTTCATTATCACGGAAAGTATCAAAGTACAATGTGACAGAAAGATGTCCTGTCTACTTTATcgcctttgtttgtttgtgcatTAAGTAACAATAACCAGAATGTGGACCATAGGAATGGATCACAGCACTCAAAGCACTTAGGCACTAGGTGTGCCTATTTAGTATCTTATCCGTGTCCCAACACACCGCAAACTCTGGTAACGCAGAGCCAGTTAACCTGAATGCTCAACTTCAGCTATCAAACTGTTTAGACAACCTGTCACCTCAAAAAGGCAAACAGAATGTCATCCTCAGTGTTTTTTCCTGGTATTCCAAGTGGTGAATCCGTTTCCTCAGAAGCATGATGAGTCAGGTTAACTAACAACTTTGTGATAGTCAGCATCATGAATAACTGTACTAAGTCGTTTTATTCGCAAACCACCAAGATTTACAAACAGCTAGTGTTTGAAGTGCATGCTCTTAGGCCTCTTAGAGCTGGCTACGATGCTTCCGTGCCAGACGAACTAGCTGAAACTTTTCTTGCAAATGTAGATTACTACGTCGCGATTGTAACATTGGCATTGACGTTGCTTTTCTTTGCCCTTTCTCTCCACAGGCCTGCATACGAAATGGTCAACATGGTCGCGCCCCTTTCCAATCGCAACAGCATGCACGTCAGCGGCAGCATCAGCGCGGGCAGCGCAGCCAACTCCCGAGCTCAGCGCCGGTCTCTGCCTCCACCCGCGTCTTCCACGGCCAACGATGAGAGCAGCCACCTCCacaccacctcctcctcctcctcaggtTGGTTGAGGTTTAGTTATAGTCGTTTTTAACCATTCTTTAACCTGCATCTTTATAAAACAGCGATGCAACGCTATCTTATATGCATACACCCTCCATTTCCGCCTCTGCATGACGCCTTCGAGCTTTTTTTAATAAGCTAGCTTGCTGTGCGTGACTAAACGTAACAGCTAAGAATTCATGAACATGGggtatcgctggagccaacgttttgacaagtggacttgtctcttcaaggggccctgctacactttttcagcatggtcagaaaacgctgccgatctgtagtcgacgctcctgagaacacgcgagccaaacattaaagGGCATCacatggcctggaatttacaattaattctcaaagttcGCTAGCAATGGTTCCCAAATGATCgcaccatatacccaaatttcaggccagtggctgatttgagcagcagagctgcatagttactgtgacCGCCGCGGAAGGCTGCCACGTGCCCACGCTCACGGTCagtaagccgcgcattcgaagaaaaaataaggaaagaaaaagtgctcaaggtcatgacacgtgcatgatgtatcttggttcccccatgccatccctccctgcttgcAATCCAGCGCTCTCATCAGGATGAAGAAGAGAGAAGCAattacagtgtgcgacaaatctctgtaactctccTCGTACTTGACCGATTCTAAATATTCTTGCGgtggtcgatttgtgaggcagtaAGCACCTTTAATagagccattcgatggttactcgAAAAAGTGTACCTAAATCCCAAATCAAATGCAAGTACCCAAATCAAAATGCATGATGTGGACCAAACCAAAGAGTCAGCCTGAGCGCAGTAACAATGATCACACTTGCGAGGAAGATTTTTAGCCATTTGCTGTTCCAAACACGTAGTTGAAAACACTTGCTTTTAACAAGCCACTATTAGCAGCAGACACAGAGGTCACCGCATGTGCAGTATTGTTGAAGCAGTCTAAATAGTGCCTGCCGTGTGTAAGCTAGCCATCTGTCTCGTTATCGGAGAAAAAACTTTCATTTCTGGTGAGTGCGGTACGTGGTATTATAGGCGACAGCGTGttatgtttttgttttattcaagCTGTGCTGATCTCTTTAAAGTTTGTTCCTCTGTTCCTTGTTTTAAATCTTCAATGCGTGTGTATTTGTTGCTGAATTAGCCAATTACATGTTGGCGCTTGTCAATGTGCTGTTCCGTCTACATCTTTGCCTAGAGTTAGTTGTGCCGTTGCATCTTGAATCGTGACGATCGTGATTGAGCGTCGCAACTTTTTTGCATTCAGGATGAGGGCAACGGAGCACCGCCGTCACCGTCCCCGCCGCCCGCGAGTTCTCCGCAGGCGGACACGCCACAGTCCAATGCTCGGCGGCGGTCGACGCGGCATCGCAACTACCTGGCCCGAAACCAGCTTCACAGGGCAGCTGACCTGCCCGAGGGATATGGTAAGAACGTATACTCGTTTGTGTAGTGTTGAGTATTCTTTATAATGCAGCTAGACAAAATACACACTATCTGTATGGTCCTAGTACGGGGCCCATTTATGATTATGCATTCGAGAAGATGTCATGTAATACTGATGCTAATACAgcaaattagagctgtgcgaatagcaaaatttttaatagatttctcgaatatttttcgaatacttcgaaacgaaattacaaacaaaaagttgctgaggattcctaagcatattctaaatTACATTCTAAAAACATTATAGCTCCGCAATggcacaaccgggcgccgccattttgggctcgtcggaaagagcatttctccatcttcaaatttcccgcctcagctaggtcctccattcagaaacaagcgtacaaaaagcaaatgtttaaaGTTCGTTTGGAGGTCTCCCATTGGCTGCGTCCGTGATGTTGCTCCAGCAGTCCAGCACTCCTCACGTGCTCGCTCCAagagagcgtcgtctgctgcttgcgcgTCACGAGGCCACGGTTGTCGACAACCACGCTACTTAGCGACATGTtcgctcgttctgtgttcacgggtcgacgatcatttagaatataattacgctttagtttggcagctgcaagcagaacGTCAATCATCATATTATGGTAATGCGCCGCACTCGTCACGAACATCAcagacgcgcgtctcggaccgactctggGACCCACGGTTAGAGGTTCTGCTTGTCAGCACTTCAGACCTTGTGACGAAGACCATCGCTGGACGACTcgttgtactcgcgatcgagcatgacgtactttgaaaccgcggccacgcacaccacgaccgagcttactgctcgaagtagtggctaggcctaactcgcACTAGTTGGGGCTTTCTTGCGGAAGTGAAGAAGCTGCAATGTGCTTCGTCGCAAACAACAAATCGCATCGCCCACTGGCTTCTTGGAATCGTGGATGGGCACTTGAcacatcggcagcggaccccccggccaagctggTCGCACAGTGACCGCTCAGAGCACTGGTGGAAACGGCTAGCAGCTTCGCACGTTGACTCCCCAAACGCAAGACCCACGCTTCACGCCGACTTATCGTCGTTATATTTATATTCCATTATTATAACTGTTATATTTATTtctggaagttcgaatagtaaaattccggtgcgaatcgaatcgaacagcAAACATTATTTGAAAATattgaaagttcgaatattcgcacaccctacaGCAAATACAGAGATTGCAGGTAAATGTGTTTCTACAAAGAAAACGTCGTGTATAAATATAACTGAtccgaacaacgaaaaaaaatggATTACATGTCCTCCCCCCTTCCTTCTTGGGCTCTACAACTAATCACGCACCACACCCAGGCCAAGTCTCGAAGCGTGTTTACCTGAAATTTGTCGTCAAaattaatttctttctttcccagATAATGATTGCACCCAAAAGTGGCCGCACGACACCCATGACGATTTTAGGTTCCCACGAGCCTAAAAATCGTCATGGCCTTGAGGTCTGTATTTGCACTTGATCATGGTGTCTGTCGGTACACCAGCTAGCAAAAGTAAGGCCTCCGACATCGGTGTATGTTGCCCAGAACTGTTGCGTTAGCGTAGGCCCATCACCAAAGTTGCTTCCATGCCTTGCTTCCTGTGGTCTGATCTCATTGCCCttgtgtttcttgtgtttttgaGTCATTGTAATGCCCCACGATACGAACGACAGCCAGAAGACTTCTGAGGAGGTCCAtgtgctctctgttttttttctggcTGGAAGGTGTTGCTGCCACTATTTTGAATTTTGGTGCCATTCCGGGAAAGCCCCCGCCTCCCTTTCACTATGTTGGTAATTTCGAATTGCTGAAGGAGGGTTTGCTTGCTCAGAATTTTACGGTTAGTCGCATGCAAGCATCTCTAAGTGTCAATGTGCATTTCGATCGTTTTGTAGAAAAACAGAATTTGAGCTTGTGTTCAAATTCGGCATCTAATTGACTGGCTGTGACAAGCGAAGTTGAGTCTTGACAAACATGTAACTCATTCCGTCATTCTTTCTTCGACGTCGCAGAGGTGCGGACGACACAGCAGGGCCAGGTGTACTTCTACCACGTGGCGACGGGGGTGAGCACGTGGCACGACCCCAGGGTGCCCCGCGACTACCCCTCCGGTGACCTTGAATCCCTGGGACCCTTGCCCCGGGGCTGGGAGATTCGTTCGACCCCAACGGGACGCCTGTACTACGTGGACCACAACAACCGCACCACACAATTCACCGACCCTCGGCTTCCTCTGCTGGGTCTCGCGCCATCTGCGAGGTGAGCAAACTTATAAGAAGCATATCTCTTTCCTTCGTCCTTTCCTCCACTTTGTGTTGATGGCCATTTTGCCTAGCAAGAAAAAGAATAGTGAACTAGGTGATTTGGGGCACAATCTTGTGCATCTTCAGTCTTTGTTTGGTTAGGAAACATCCGGTTGCAGCTTACGGGCTTGGCTAGAGGCTAGTTGTCATCCTCGGGCAGCTGGCTTCTGGCCAGTACTGTAAGCAGAAACTGTAAGCAAAAATCCGTGTTCGGATTTTAAACGTTTCGTTTCGGTCCATGTGATAGAACAGAAGGTAGCTGTCATCGTTGGACGATTGCCTTCTGGCCAATAGCATAAGCAGAAATCGGATGtcctaaaaagaacaaaaaccaCTCTGATAAGATTTTGATCCTTGGTAGTTGTTTGTGGTCTTAGGTTAACACAAAAGCGACATGGAAGTAAAGAAAGACACAAAATGGTTGACAGTGGTTTAGTTCGTCGATTTGTGTCTTTTGTTAGTCTTGCATGAGTTTAGTGCTACCCCAAGACCATGGCCAAGTAAATTGAGCCAATTCCAGAGATGGCGTAATCAAAGTCTGATCGACGTCTTCTCGTTCCAGGAGAGCACTCCCCATGTCCCAGACGTCGTCGGCACAGGGGCAACACATGTCACCGGCCCACGCGTCGCCAGCGCCTTCGGCTCCGACCTCGAACATGACCTCCGGATCTTCGAACCTGACATCGCCGAGCATGACGGGTCAGCCCAGCGCCGCTCAGACTGCCTCTTCCAGAGAggcactgccgccaccaccaccaccggcgaGCCTTCCTGCGGGACAGCGTAGTCCACCTGGTCACCCCAACCCGTTGACAACGAACGCCAACCCACCTGGCGGAGTCGTTCAACCTCACGTCAATAACGTTCCCCCGCAACCACCGAGCAATCCTGCGGCGCTGCCGCCTCCGCAGAGCCCCATGTCGCCCATTAACGTGAACGGGCTGCCTCCCGTTGTGCCTTCCATGACGGCGGCCAACAACCATCGGAACAGCTTCTTGTGAGTGTTGCTCTGTCGTGGGACAAACATTTGAATTGAATAGCATTGCCAGTGCTTGTTCTGGGCCTGTACCGCTTGTGAGCAGTCTGTGTGATCGGGGCAGTGCCAGTCTTCATCGGTCTTTTGTTTGGTGTGTCCCTTCTGCACTGCTCAAGCAATCATTGTGAGCAGTGCTAACAGCAATGGTAATGGCATTCTTGTGGCCATGCATTGTACAATCTAGATAATAGTCTTTTGCCTTGTCCACCGTCTACAGCTTCATTGGTCTGTATGGATTATTATGCAGGTTGTAAAATACCTGCCAGTACCGTAGTGATTTTTATAAAGCTATTGAGGTCAGTAATGTGATGGAGATCAAATTGGTGGAGGGGGTTACAGAAGTTGACAGCACAAAGTTTCTGCAACGGTTAACATTCCTGTTGGTTTTCGACCCCAGCACTTCTAGAAGCCAGTCACCCCAACTCACAGTTCTGGAAGGTATAGTTTAGGTCACCCCAACCTGCAGCTACACTTCTGGAAGGTAGCTGTAGGTTGCAGCTACcttgcagttgcagccttgaagaagaaaagcCCACTTGtagaaacattggctccagtgacaccccatGTCCACGAATTTTTCAACGCTTCTGGAAGGTGTAGCTTATTGGCTTTTATGTAGGGCCCGTCAGACAAAAATTGATTACCAGACCGCTGAAGTAAGTGTGAACGTTGGTCTGACGGTCTTGCCTCTGCTCGcagtggcggcggtggtggtgggggCGGTGGCGGTAGCGTACCCTACCTGGCGAACAACAGTCCCGCGCCGACAGTCACAAGTCCCACATCGTCGTCGGCACTCATCATGGAGCGGTCGTCGTCGCCCGAGCTGTCCTGCCTTCCCAAGTACAAGCGGGACCTGGTGCAGAAGCTGACGGCCCTGCGTCAGGAGCTGCAGACGGTGCAGCCCCAGTCGGGTCACTGCCGGCTGGAGGTCTCTCGGGAGGACATTTTCGAGGTGATCTGGGACGTTCCGTAGCGATCTTTCTCATCTTGGTTGGCACTGATTTCCCTTCCTACTCACGTCCACTCAGCTCCTTTGTCACCAAATCTCAATGTCGATCTCCACCTCACACTTGTGAATTTAGTGTAGAACAAGCAACAATCAGTGGAACTCATGGGCTAGTGTGCCTACCTATGTCACCAATATGAGATGAGCATGCCATGGCTACCGCCTTATTCAACGACAGGTCAAAAGATGTAGGCTTTAGAAGCTTGCTTTAGTTCAGTGATATTAGACTGTTCGTTTATTTGAATACGTCGATATTAAAAATACTGTTTGCTATTGTTACTGATGAGATGCTACAACGCGAAGACAATCTTGCGGACTGCAGTTTTTTCATTCTCCCACATTATGTCATTTCTCATCTTTAGGCACACTTTTTTCGGTTGCAGGAGTCTTATCGGCTCATCATGAAGATGCGTCCCAAGGACCTCAAGAAGCGGCTAATGGTCAAGTTCCGTGGCGAGGAAGGCCTCGACTACGGAGGAGTGGCCAGGTGAGCATGGTTGTCATCATCTACGTAGTAAAGAACAGCGCCAACAGGATGTAAATAGTTTAGCAACAATTTCGTAGTGTGTCAGACGTGACATCGTGTGGTATTCCTCTTGCTTTTGATGTCATATTGTCACTGTTCTTTCGTATTTCATTATGCACTAACGTCTGTAAGCTGCCCTCATCTTCCTCAGTGTCTTGATTTACAAAATGCTGCGTTTTTCTTTGCATATGGGATTAACAGACAATGAAGATAACAAAGGCATAGGGGAACATAACTGTGTTTTTAATTGAAGCATAGAATTAGTAAGGAAAGTGGACCTTGAagaaaaattcagagcccttcctCTACTGTGAAGAAGATGGAAGCCAGTGAAACTACGACTATAGCGAGTCTGGTGTAGTGAATATTGCTATAGTGAATTTATATATTCATTATTGACTATATTGAGTGAATATACATGCACTATAAGATATCTCGGTGTTCCTCTTGCGCATGATGCATATTATCTCATCAACATCAgtctcaaaatgaaatcctgtaTACATAAGAAGTTTCAAAGTACTAAAATGGCATGGCATTTGTTTGTTATACAAGTGGTCTTGTCCttgaggcaaaattgttcacgtCATTCTGCCTTGTCGGCAAAATCATTTACGCCATATCCGCCATGTCTGTTTACTTTTATGCTGTGTCCATTTTTTTTCAATGCAAGAACGCTTGGATTAGTCGTGTTAATCGGTTTGCGAAAAATTGTTGTTCGACGCGTCTGTTGTCCGCGGGCGTGATCCACCAGCACCTAGTCATACACAAGCTTTGCTGTGAAAGGTATGTCACTGCTGTAAACAATCGATACAAATGAATCAGTATAGCGTATTTTAAAGGATACATAACCAGTCTaaattatacagtagaaccccgctgatacgtttttgaagggaccgtaggaaataaacgtaagagacgggaaacgcaagagccgaaaaacgggaaaaacgacaaaatatttagtggtacagaattttatttcaatgcttacgagcagcacgaaaattggcgcgctcagccacgatctagtcgatggatagaaacgcggagctggggacggcctcatccacagaaatgtaatcaacgtatgtgatttttttaacatcaacagctgtaggcatgacagaattaagcacacgcaatcgcgaccagcgcggcgaggCGACCGCGAACCgtgcgcacgaccatgcgagctccaaccagctcgaactcctcccgtcctccgacaaataacgatgatgatgagtctacgcaaacgcgatggcagaagtgaaatgccaatctcgaaggccttgctttcgcaagcaattacgtcatagacgccatgcttgtaaaatacaaatctcaaaggctatgcttttgtcaatagtaaatacCAATCTTGAGGGCCTTGCTTTCgtgagcaattacgtcatagacgccatctttgcagttcgaatctcgaaggcgatgcatttgtttgcatcaatcgaaagatcctgttgcttgcacctctcatgcggctaatgttacggtcaaaccaggctaagctgcgtgaaaatgcaccaatgaccgctctcttcggtagtcactcggtcggctccgagcgcacttcgcgacgtatcatacgggaacggtccgacagttacgacgtaacagcggggttcccagtacattgtatcctatgggagctatgccgggaccggcggaaaacgacgtaacagccgggaaaacgcagcactGAGGAACGTAActgcggggttctactgtactgctGTTTAGTGGCATTTTGGTGGAAACTCTGGTGGTCGAATGCATTCAGGATCAGAGGCCTTCCAGCACACTAGCCCTTATTGTCCGAAATTGTGAATTTCAGCCTCGTCATTTATTGGTAAATGTAGCTGTGTTTAACCAGTGTCTTCACTTTCTTTTGTATCAATTTCTTTACGCGTCTTTGTTCACCATGCAGGGAGTGGCTGTACCTTCTGTCGCACGAGATGCTGAACCCATACTATGGCCTGTTCCAGTACACGCGCGACGACATCTACACGCTCCAAATCAACCCCGACTCCTCGGTGAATCCGGTGCGTGTCGGGAGTTTTCTTGCCGTCTTAAAGCTGATGTTTTGTGGGTCGTGCAAGGCTTTTGTGCTTACTTAAATTGTCTGGGCACGTTGCGATTCGTAatgttgtgttgtgctgttagctGGCAGGTGTGGTCCGCTCAAATGTCACTCATGGAAGTGGTGCTGGCTTTGTTTCAGCGCTCTATTCACGTCGGTCTGATATCTCGAAACTTAACTTATCCCGTTTGGTGCGTTGCGCAGGAACACCTATCGTACTTCCACTTCGTGGGGCGAGTCATTGGTCTGGCAGTGTTTCACGGTCACTACATAGACGGTGGCTTCACGCTGCCTTTCTACAAGATGCTCCTGGGGAAGCCCATCCACCTGGACGACATCGAGGCCGTTGACCCGGACCTGCACCGGAGCCTCACCTGGATGCTGTGAGTTGCCATGCTTGCAAAAACTTGTTTGGTTGAACGTGCTGCTGTGTAACAGTACACTTGTACCTCGATAAACGAACATCGATTTAACGAATGGTCATTTATGACGAAATAAATGAAGAATACCCTCATCATGGATACGGCGTTACAGATAtgtgtttataacaaatttttgggtataacaaagttatttttgtGTCAGATCCGACTTCATAACAATGAGGTTGTAGTTTGAGTGTATTGCTTACTTTTTACACTGTAGTGGCAACGTTACTCTGTTGTCACTACTGAAACAAATGTGGTTGCATCTAGCAAATGGCATTTTTGTCGATGAAAAGAATCTTTAAAATCTGAAGTTGCAAACAAGTGCAGCATTGTTTCAGGCACATTTACAATGTGTTGTCGTCTGGCTTTGGTGTAGTCGTGTCATGCTGTACTATAATTGCTCTGTAGTTTTTTGATGAAATTTGGTCAACCAAACCCAGCATATATTATGAACTCGAGTATAGTACGAGAGACAATTTTGCAACTGACAGATAATAAGGAGCTGAATAATTTTATTTATAATAAAATACGAGACTAAAAGAAACCCTTGGCTCCCTAATATCTTTAAACCCCAGTGTAATGTAAGCAGCAAATTTGCTTGCGAGTAGCTGAGGAATCGAGTGAGAAGTTAATTAGTTCATATGCTGTGAATAGCTTGTTTCTAAGCTAATGTTTCATTGTTTCTGTACGAACGTACTTCCCATCGTCAAGTTGGAGGTGAGCATGCCATTCTGGTTTTTCTTTATAAGGAATGGCATTTTTTGGGCCTTGCGGAGTGTGGTCCAAATTTGTTGCTTACGATTATACTTTAGTATATCATTGCATATTAGCATTTATAACATATGAGGCTGAAACTTCGAGGATGACAAAGAAACCTGAGAAGAAGTTAAGGACTACGCAGCATGCAATTGGGTGGAAAATAATAGGGGTAACGCGAAGAGAT is from Rhipicephalus sanguineus isolate Rsan-2018 unplaced genomic scaffold, BIME_Rsan_1.4 Seq12402, whole genome shotgun sequence and encodes:
- the LOC119376508 gene encoding LOW QUALITY PROTEIN: E3 ubiquitin-protein ligase SMURF2 (The sequence of the model RefSeq protein was modified relative to this genomic sequence to represent the inferred CDS: inserted 1 base in 1 codon; deleted 4 bases in 2 codons); amino-acid sequence: MVHSKSGKNVVRVHLVCHTIFCSRHLFLFHLCRFPDPFCKISVDGSGQCHSTDACKNTLDPKWNQHYDLYLSRSDSITISVWNHKKVQKKQGXGFLGCVRIMANAIQQLKDTGYQRLDLMRNTGGGGGDIVRGQIVISLLSRDGHGLGSQNVVVNNLSALACHEDLPEGWEQRRTATGRVYYVNHWSRSTQWEKPLRPAYEMVNMVAPLSNRNSMHVSGSISAGSAANSRAQRRSLPPPASSTANDESSHLHTTSSSSSANYMLALVNDEGNGAPPSPSPPPASSPQADTPQSNARRRSTRHRNYLARNQLHRAADLPEGYEVRTTQQGQVYFYHVATGVSTWHDPRVPRDYPSGDLESLGPLPRGWEIRSTPTGRLYYVDHNNRTTQFTDPRLPLLGLAPSARRALPMSQTSSAQGQHMSPAHASPAPSAPTSNMTSGSSNLTSPSMTGQPSAAQTASSREALPPPPPPASLPAGQRSPPGHPNPLTTNANPPGGVVQPHVNNVPPQPPSNPAALPPPQSPMSPINVNGLPPVVPSMTAANNHRNSFFGGGGGGGGGGSVPYLANNSPAPTVTSPTSSSALIMERSSSPELSCLPKYKRDLVQKLTALRQELQTVQPQSGHCRLEVSREDIFEESYRLIMKMRPKDLKKRLMVKFRGEEGLDYGGVAREWLYLLSHEMLNPYYGLFQYTRDDIYTLQINPDSSVNPEHLSYFHFVGRVIGLAVFHGHYIDGGFTLPFYKMLLGKPIHLDDIEAVDPDLHRSLTWMLNNDIGDYIDTTFSVEHNAFGQLQVHELKPNGKDLPVTDDNKKEYVRLFVNYRFMRGIEQQFLALQKGFSELIHPNLLKSFDEKELELVIGGLGKIDLMDWKANTRLKHCTADSNVVKWFWQTVESYSEERRARLLQFVTGSSRVPLQGFKALQGSTGAAGPRLFTIHMIDANTDNLPKAHTCFNRIDLPPYETQEKLSEKLTQAIEETCGFAVE